The following coding sequences lie in one Paramisgurnus dabryanus chromosome 16, PD_genome_1.1, whole genome shotgun sequence genomic window:
- the sh3tc2 gene encoding SH3 domain and tetratricopeptide repeat-containing protein 2 isoform X4, with the protein MGNRFTHEDEEAEAEVEAEGTNRESYWRRKEALSGSGTISSGERFSSDVILLFSGRRRSSVQPDGELQEKLRTRLRVVESNSQDVTQLFKDLSARLVSVHAEKDSFVITFKTVEEIWKFSTYLALGYVARCLENFLCDQSLWLDPALLSDVEISVTVDEDHLATLYLGLLLQEGTFFAKALCNSDCKDEEEEELTYRRNDLIMMKDIGQEAMWEATQLSTGQHGLVPVHDMQPLPYPFYQWFLKKYPGNTGGVLVTESLFDHPIVVGTCVAIVDHYPVVTDELHLHQGDLIKIEGFLLNTLNMFIGRHLTSGKKGFVHKAHVKPESIKPLSGQLVFLSEEERAALSKLNPCFEPCQTDVLGNLFSTDISTVYRLDRLDDSDFPYIKNHPKSEAKTPVDLRKSNMSEKSGTPPYHSSPRPSFYASRNNLERDSEVLSFSLEDTFREMDEYEEDPLNFIDEGIWDSDEAERSDPILTFLNLEYFEDSFETLYDLCYSFLETVFNGLSEDEVLQHLENLREVAKKGRMLWAHRRACFLLGRLSAKKLKYSQARVYFEEALKVPVNGFDDEPLLIALYTNLTAVYLKQKMMDKLPFTLEKASALILCLPCHNFCSADEFELLKPIMRKAIIEKDKHLEARTCYLCLSLFLRLRKVEDALPFVERLQFLTITLSAEEGRPVAPVDLNWMLCRLYHKKYLPFLTLASLSLDSGQEHSLDDAFQKIELFIKNSARLNPHCRESTSVPSAQVVVYLQQALSIASRTDDLKTRRDLCLSLASVYQQNGALEKAVPFAQQAAQTGGKINEEEGFEASVLLAWLLVLSGDPEQVQSNLHPLLKSLNETDSPAQRGVVYNLLALCLRKQGKVQEAARNFHCALQISRENGNKRNEALALANMGCLSLSIGAPGLAECFLLKSLHLYQFLSESPTDEEHVQTLLWLGRSYKDRGGSQEVRLCYEMGLLIGISANNLHSQMVVAKVLSRHYGDLLLYGQSIVYYEHCVGLCRTLKNKQKEGEYLELLSNLYLSLNTEKSSRKSLDYSKQSLRISIDLGKRQEEAETWLQVGRIYYLIHEDELADMYLQAAVKTALKMTDPCFAMNIYEEAGDVFFKGHRNRLAALPFFRDGSLPFARSIKDVHSEFRLLSKLTELLMQQKQYEEALQYATLAVQVSTTTGVPLNERASFHRLASVYYSLEKYEMAENYYLKSVSLSSNELEHPIEVRYYVKVYCRLADLTLYKLKDAFDAMGYFHLALAAALEDKESLSTIYIIYMKLAEIHANHMPDAELCKTYMDCAQSLKRELAGYTDSTDPHTDHANADCVEFVTQTKPDMSDSSSGTKFSVADACLTITDQEESELVSNISHKEDMDTRLSEKMDSGPPDPETICTDETNHTNGSTFAEGVTFIM; encoded by the exons ATGGGTAATAGGTTTACCCATGAAG ATGAGGAAGCGGAGGCTGAGGTGGAGGCAGAAGGCACAAACAGAGAGAGTTACTGGAGAAGGAAGGAGGCATTGAGTGGAAGCGGCACCATATCTTCCGGAGAGCGCTTTTCTTCAG ATGTCATCTTATTGTTCAGTGGAAGACGACGATCTAGTGTCCAGCCTGACGGTGAGCTTCAGGAGAAGTTACGCACCAGACTCAGAGTAGTAGAAAGCAACAGCCAGGATGTCACACAGCTCTTCAAG GATCTGTCTGCCCGACTGGTGTCCGTTCATGCTGAGAAGGACAGCTTTGTCATTACCTTCAAGACAGTCGAGGAGATCTGGAAGTTTTCTACTTACCTGGCACTCG GGTATGTGGCAAGATGTCTTGAGAACTTTCTCTGTGACCAGTCATTGTGGCTGGACCCTGCACTGCTAAGTGATGTAGAGATCTCTGTGACAGTGGATGAAGACCATTTAGCTACTCTCTACCTAGGACTCTTGCTACAGGAAG GTACATTCTTTGCCAAGGCTTTATGCAACAGTGATTGCAAAgatgaagaagaagaggagCTGACCTACAGGAGGAATGACTTGATCATGATGAAAGACATTGGACAGGAGGCCATGTGGGAAGCAACACAGCTGTCCACAGGTCAACATGGTCTAGTGCCTGTGCATGACATGCAACCTCTGCCTTATCCTTTTTATCA GTGGTTCCTTAAGAAATATCCTGGAAATACAGGAGGGGTTCTAGTTACAGAAAGTCTCTTTGATCATCCTATTG tggtggggacatgtgtTGCCATAGTAGACCATTACCCGGTGGTTACAGATGAACTGCATTTACACCAGGGAGACCTTATCAAGATTGAAGGATTTCTTCTCAATACTCTAAACATGTTCATAGGAAGACACCTCACCAGTGGAAAAAAAGGATTTGTGCACAAGGCCCATGTCAAACCTGAAAGCATCAAACCTCT CAGTGGACAATTGGTCTTTCTGAGTGAAGAGGAAAGGGCAGCCCTGTCTAAGCTTAACCCCTGCTTTGAGCCCTGCCAGACTGATGTACTGGGTAATCTGTTCTCCACTGACATAAGCACTGTGTACAGATTAG ACAGACTGGATGACTCCGACTTCCCTTATATTAAAAACCATCCAAAGTCAG AGGCGAAAACTCCAGTGGATCTAAGAAAGAGCAATATGTCAGAAAAGAGTGGCACACCTCCATACCACTCGTCCCCACGGCCATCATTCTATGCCTCTCGGAATAATCTTGAGCGGGACTCTGAAGTTCTTTCCTTTAGCCTGGAGGATACCTTTAGAGAGATGGATGAATATGAGGAAGATCCCTTAAACTTCATAGATGAGGGTATCTGGGATTCTGATGAAGCAGAGAGGTCTGACCCAATCTTGACCTTCCTCAACTTGGAATATTTTGAGGACTCCTTTGAGACTCTTTACGACCTCTGCTACTCTTTCCTGGAGACTGTCTTTAATGGCCTGTCAGAGGACGAGGTTCTTCAGCATCTGGAAAACTTGCGAGAAGTAGCAAAGAAAGGCAGGATGCTGTGGGCCCACCGGCGAGCTTGCTTCCTTCTAGGCAGGCTGTCTGCCAAAAAACTAAAATACTCACAGGCACGAGTATATTTTGAGGAGGCGTTGAAAGTACCTGTAAATGGTTTTGATGATGAACCACTTTTGATAGCCCTATACACCAATCTCACCGCTGTTTATCTAAAACAGAAGATGATGGACAAGTTGCCATTTACTCTGGAGAAGGCCAGTGCTCTGATTCTGTGTCTCCCATGCCACAACTTTTGCTCTGCGGATGAGTTTGAGCTGCTTAAACCAATCATGCGCAAAGCTATAATCGAAAAGGACAAGCACCTCGAAGCTCGGACATGCtacctctgtctctctctctttcttcgcTTAAGGAAAGTAGAGGATGCATTGCCTTTTGTGGAAAGGCTTCAGTTTCTCACCATCACTTTGTCTGCTGAGGAAGGGAGGCCTGTTGCTCCAGTGGATCTTAACTGGATGCTGTGCAGGCTTTATCATAAAAAGTATTTGCCCTTTCTCACACTAGCCTCTCTGAGCCTAGACTCAGGACAAGAGCATTCCTTGGACGATGCATTCCAAAAAATTGAACTCTTTATCAAAAATTCAGCAAGGCTAAATCCTCACTGTAGAGAAAGTACTTCAGTGCCTTCTGCACAGGTTGTGGTCTATCTTCAGCAGGCCTTGTCCATAGCTAGTCGTACCGATGATCTAAAGACACGAAGGGACCTGTGTCTTTCCCTGGCTAGTGTTTACCAGCAGAATGGAGCTCTAGAGAAGGCCGTGCCCTTTGCTCAGCAGGCAGCACAGACAGGTGGCAAAATTAATGAAGAGGAGGGCTTTGAGGCATCTGTACTGCTGGCCTGGCTCTTGGTTCTTTCAGGGGATCCCGAACAAGTTCAGTCTAACCTGCATCCATTGCTAAAGTCTTTAAATGAAACGGACAGTCCGGCACAGCGTGGTGTGGTCTACAACCTCCTAGCCTTGTGCCTCCGCAAACAGGGAAAGGTTCAGGAGGCGGCAAGAAACTTTCATTGCGCCCTACAGATTTCCAGAGAGAATGGGAACAAGCGTAATGAAGCACTGGCCCTGGCTAATATGGGTTGCTTGTCTCTATCCATAGGGGCTCCAGGACTGGCAGAGTGTTTTCTGCTTAAATCCCTACACCTGTACCAGTTTCTTTCAGAGAGCCCTACGGATGAGGAGCATGTCCAGACTCTGCTGTGGCTGGGAAGGAGCTACAAGGATAGAGGAGGGAGTCAGGAGGTCAGGCTGTGCTATGAGATGGGCCTTCTTATTGGCATTAGTGCCAACAATCTGCACA GTCAGATGGTTGTGGCAAAAGTCTTAAGTCGTCATTATGGTGACCTGCTGCTATACGGACAGAGTATTGTTTACTATGAGCACTGTGTGGGGTTATGCAGAAcacttaaaaacaaacaaaaagaagGAGAATACCTGGAGCTCCTCAGCAACCTCTATCTTTCACTCAACACTGAGAA GTCCTCAAGGAAGTCACTTGACTACTCAAAGCAAAGTTTAAGGATCTCCATAGATCTGGGAAAAAGACAGGAGGAGGCTGAGACATGGCTGCAAGTGGGCCGTATCTACTATCTGATTCATGAGGATGAACTGGCTGACATGTACCTTCAG GCAGCAGTAAAGACAGCACTGAAGATGACTGACCCGTGCTTCGCTATGAACATTTATGAAGAGGCAGGAGATGTGTTTTTCAAAGGACACAGAAACCGCCTAGCTGCCTTACCTTTCTTCAGG GATGGAAGTCTGCCATTTGCCCGGAGCATTAAGGATGTGCACTCCGAGTTTAGGCTGCTGAGTAAACTTACAGAGCTCCTGATGCAGCAGAAGCAATATGAGGAGGCACTGCAATATGCCACACTCGCAGTGCAGGTTAGCACCACTACTG gTGTGCCTCTGAATGAGAGAGCGTCCTTCCATCGTCTTGCATCAGTTTACTACTCTCTAGAGAAATATGAGATGGCTGAGAACTACTACCTTAAGTCTGTTTCACTCTCGTCCAATGAACTTGAACATCCCATTGAAGTTCGGTACTATGTTAAAGTCTACTGTAGATTGGCTGATCTGACACTATACAAATTAAAG GATGCCTTTGATGCAATGGGCTACTTCCACTTAGCCCTGGCGGCGGCGCTGGAGGACAAAGAAAGCCTGAGCACAATATACATCATCTACATGAAGCTGGCAGAGATCCATGCCAACCACATGCCCGATGCTGAGCTATGTAAGACTTATATGGACTGCGCACAGAGTCTGAAGAGAGAACTGGCAGGATATACAGACTCTACTGATCCACATACGGATCATGCAAATGCAGACTGTGTTGAGTTTGTCACTCAGACCAAACCTGACATGTCAGACTCCAGCAGTGGCACAAAATTCAGCGTAGCTGATGCTTGCCTTACAATCACTGACCAGGAGGAGTCTGAGTTGGTCTCTAACATCAGTCACAAAGAAGACATGGATACTAGATTATCTGAAAAAATGGACTCAGGGCCTCCCGATCCAGAGACTATTTGCACAGATGAAACAAACCACACTAATGGAAGTACATTTGCAGAGGGTGTGACGTTTATAATGTAG
- the sh3tc2 gene encoding SH3 domain and tetratricopeptide repeat-containing protein 2 isoform X2: MGNRFTHEAISSAELDALWNDPPYTLAAISELFPPNDIMTADEEAEAEVEAEGTNRESYWRRKEALSGSGTISSGERFSSDVILLFSGRRRSSVQPDGELQEKLRTRLRVVESNSQDVTQLFKDLSARLVSVHAEKDSFVITFKTVEEIWKFSTYLALGYVARCLENFLCDQSLWLDPALLSDVEISVTVDEDHLATLYLGLLLQEGTFFAKALCNSDCKDEEEEELTYRRNDLIMMKDIGQEAMWEATQLSTGQHGLVPVHDMQPLPYPFYQWFLKKYPGNTGGVLVTESLFDHPIVVGTCVAIVDHYPVVTDELHLHQGDLIKIEGFLLNTLNMFIGRHLTSGKKGFVHKAHVKPESIKPLSGQLVFLSEEERAALSKLNPCFEPCQTDVLGNLFSTDISTVYRLDRLDDSDFPYIKNHPKSEAKTPVDLRKSNMSEKSGTPPYHSSPRPSFYASRNNLERDSEVLSFSLEDTFREMDEYEEDPLNFIDEGIWDSDEAERSDPILTFLNLEYFEDSFETLYDLCYSFLETVFNGLSEDEVLQHLENLREVAKKGRMLWAHRRACFLLGRLSAKKLKYSQARVYFEEALKVPVNGFDDEPLLIALYTNLTAVYLKQKMMDKLPFTLEKASALILCLPCHNFCSADEFELLKPIMRKAIIEKDKHLEARTCYLCLSLFLRLRKVEDALPFVERLQFLTITLSAEEGRPVAPVDLNWMLCRLYHKKYLPFLTLASLSLDSGQEHSLDDAFQKIELFIKNSARLNPHCRESTSVPSAQVVVYLQQALSIASRTDDLKTRRDLCLSLASVYQQNGALEKAVPFAQQAAQTGGKINEEEGFEASVLLAWLLVLSGDPEQVQSNLHPLLKSLNETDSPAQRGVVYNLLALCLRKQGKVQEAARNFHCALQISRENGNKRNEALALANMGCLSLSIGAPGLAECFLLKSLHLYQFLSESPTDEEHVQTLLWLGRSYKDRGGSQEVRLCYEMGLLIGISANNLHSQMVVAKVLSRHYGDLLLYGQSIVYYEHCVGLCRTLKNKQKEGEYLELLSNLYLSLNTEKSSRKSLDYSKQSLRISIDLGKRQEEAETWLQVGRIYYLIHEDELADMYLQAAVKTALKMTDPCFAMNIYEEAGDVFFKGHRNRLAALPFFRDGSLPFARSIKDVHSEFRLLSKLTELLMQQKQYEEALQYATLAVQVSTTTGVPLNERASFHRLASVYYSLEKYEMAENYYLKSVSLSSNELEHPIEVRYYVKVYCRLADLTLYKLKDAFDAMGYFHLALAAALEDKESLSTIYIIYMKLAEIHANHMPDAELCKTYMDCAQSLKRELAGYTDSTDPHTDHANADCVEFVTQTKPDMSDSSSGTKFSVADACLTITDQEESELVSNISHKEDMDTRLSEKMDSGPPDPETICTDETNHTNGSTFAEGVTFIM; encoded by the exons ATGGGTAATAGGTTTACCCATGAAG CGATTTCATCTGCTGAGCTTGATGCCTTATGGAATGACCCTCCGTACACTTTAGCAGCCATCAGTGAGCTCTTTCCACCAAATGACATCATGACAGCTG ATGAGGAAGCGGAGGCTGAGGTGGAGGCAGAAGGCACAAACAGAGAGAGTTACTGGAGAAGGAAGGAGGCATTGAGTGGAAGCGGCACCATATCTTCCGGAGAGCGCTTTTCTTCAG ATGTCATCTTATTGTTCAGTGGAAGACGACGATCTAGTGTCCAGCCTGACGGTGAGCTTCAGGAGAAGTTACGCACCAGACTCAGAGTAGTAGAAAGCAACAGCCAGGATGTCACACAGCTCTTCAAG GATCTGTCTGCCCGACTGGTGTCCGTTCATGCTGAGAAGGACAGCTTTGTCATTACCTTCAAGACAGTCGAGGAGATCTGGAAGTTTTCTACTTACCTGGCACTCG GGTATGTGGCAAGATGTCTTGAGAACTTTCTCTGTGACCAGTCATTGTGGCTGGACCCTGCACTGCTAAGTGATGTAGAGATCTCTGTGACAGTGGATGAAGACCATTTAGCTACTCTCTACCTAGGACTCTTGCTACAGGAAG GTACATTCTTTGCCAAGGCTTTATGCAACAGTGATTGCAAAgatgaagaagaagaggagCTGACCTACAGGAGGAATGACTTGATCATGATGAAAGACATTGGACAGGAGGCCATGTGGGAAGCAACACAGCTGTCCACAGGTCAACATGGTCTAGTGCCTGTGCATGACATGCAACCTCTGCCTTATCCTTTTTATCA GTGGTTCCTTAAGAAATATCCTGGAAATACAGGAGGGGTTCTAGTTACAGAAAGTCTCTTTGATCATCCTATTG tggtggggacatgtgtTGCCATAGTAGACCATTACCCGGTGGTTACAGATGAACTGCATTTACACCAGGGAGACCTTATCAAGATTGAAGGATTTCTTCTCAATACTCTAAACATGTTCATAGGAAGACACCTCACCAGTGGAAAAAAAGGATTTGTGCACAAGGCCCATGTCAAACCTGAAAGCATCAAACCTCT CAGTGGACAATTGGTCTTTCTGAGTGAAGAGGAAAGGGCAGCCCTGTCTAAGCTTAACCCCTGCTTTGAGCCCTGCCAGACTGATGTACTGGGTAATCTGTTCTCCACTGACATAAGCACTGTGTACAGATTAG ACAGACTGGATGACTCCGACTTCCCTTATATTAAAAACCATCCAAAGTCAG AGGCGAAAACTCCAGTGGATCTAAGAAAGAGCAATATGTCAGAAAAGAGTGGCACACCTCCATACCACTCGTCCCCACGGCCATCATTCTATGCCTCTCGGAATAATCTTGAGCGGGACTCTGAAGTTCTTTCCTTTAGCCTGGAGGATACCTTTAGAGAGATGGATGAATATGAGGAAGATCCCTTAAACTTCATAGATGAGGGTATCTGGGATTCTGATGAAGCAGAGAGGTCTGACCCAATCTTGACCTTCCTCAACTTGGAATATTTTGAGGACTCCTTTGAGACTCTTTACGACCTCTGCTACTCTTTCCTGGAGACTGTCTTTAATGGCCTGTCAGAGGACGAGGTTCTTCAGCATCTGGAAAACTTGCGAGAAGTAGCAAAGAAAGGCAGGATGCTGTGGGCCCACCGGCGAGCTTGCTTCCTTCTAGGCAGGCTGTCTGCCAAAAAACTAAAATACTCACAGGCACGAGTATATTTTGAGGAGGCGTTGAAAGTACCTGTAAATGGTTTTGATGATGAACCACTTTTGATAGCCCTATACACCAATCTCACCGCTGTTTATCTAAAACAGAAGATGATGGACAAGTTGCCATTTACTCTGGAGAAGGCCAGTGCTCTGATTCTGTGTCTCCCATGCCACAACTTTTGCTCTGCGGATGAGTTTGAGCTGCTTAAACCAATCATGCGCAAAGCTATAATCGAAAAGGACAAGCACCTCGAAGCTCGGACATGCtacctctgtctctctctctttcttcgcTTAAGGAAAGTAGAGGATGCATTGCCTTTTGTGGAAAGGCTTCAGTTTCTCACCATCACTTTGTCTGCTGAGGAAGGGAGGCCTGTTGCTCCAGTGGATCTTAACTGGATGCTGTGCAGGCTTTATCATAAAAAGTATTTGCCCTTTCTCACACTAGCCTCTCTGAGCCTAGACTCAGGACAAGAGCATTCCTTGGACGATGCATTCCAAAAAATTGAACTCTTTATCAAAAATTCAGCAAGGCTAAATCCTCACTGTAGAGAAAGTACTTCAGTGCCTTCTGCACAGGTTGTGGTCTATCTTCAGCAGGCCTTGTCCATAGCTAGTCGTACCGATGATCTAAAGACACGAAGGGACCTGTGTCTTTCCCTGGCTAGTGTTTACCAGCAGAATGGAGCTCTAGAGAAGGCCGTGCCCTTTGCTCAGCAGGCAGCACAGACAGGTGGCAAAATTAATGAAGAGGAGGGCTTTGAGGCATCTGTACTGCTGGCCTGGCTCTTGGTTCTTTCAGGGGATCCCGAACAAGTTCAGTCTAACCTGCATCCATTGCTAAAGTCTTTAAATGAAACGGACAGTCCGGCACAGCGTGGTGTGGTCTACAACCTCCTAGCCTTGTGCCTCCGCAAACAGGGAAAGGTTCAGGAGGCGGCAAGAAACTTTCATTGCGCCCTACAGATTTCCAGAGAGAATGGGAACAAGCGTAATGAAGCACTGGCCCTGGCTAATATGGGTTGCTTGTCTCTATCCATAGGGGCTCCAGGACTGGCAGAGTGTTTTCTGCTTAAATCCCTACACCTGTACCAGTTTCTTTCAGAGAGCCCTACGGATGAGGAGCATGTCCAGACTCTGCTGTGGCTGGGAAGGAGCTACAAGGATAGAGGAGGGAGTCAGGAGGTCAGGCTGTGCTATGAGATGGGCCTTCTTATTGGCATTAGTGCCAACAATCTGCACA GTCAGATGGTTGTGGCAAAAGTCTTAAGTCGTCATTATGGTGACCTGCTGCTATACGGACAGAGTATTGTTTACTATGAGCACTGTGTGGGGTTATGCAGAAcacttaaaaacaaacaaaaagaagGAGAATACCTGGAGCTCCTCAGCAACCTCTATCTTTCACTCAACACTGAGAA GTCCTCAAGGAAGTCACTTGACTACTCAAAGCAAAGTTTAAGGATCTCCATAGATCTGGGAAAAAGACAGGAGGAGGCTGAGACATGGCTGCAAGTGGGCCGTATCTACTATCTGATTCATGAGGATGAACTGGCTGACATGTACCTTCAG GCAGCAGTAAAGACAGCACTGAAGATGACTGACCCGTGCTTCGCTATGAACATTTATGAAGAGGCAGGAGATGTGTTTTTCAAAGGACACAGAAACCGCCTAGCTGCCTTACCTTTCTTCAGG GATGGAAGTCTGCCATTTGCCCGGAGCATTAAGGATGTGCACTCCGAGTTTAGGCTGCTGAGTAAACTTACAGAGCTCCTGATGCAGCAGAAGCAATATGAGGAGGCACTGCAATATGCCACACTCGCAGTGCAGGTTAGCACCACTACTG gTGTGCCTCTGAATGAGAGAGCGTCCTTCCATCGTCTTGCATCAGTTTACTACTCTCTAGAGAAATATGAGATGGCTGAGAACTACTACCTTAAGTCTGTTTCACTCTCGTCCAATGAACTTGAACATCCCATTGAAGTTCGGTACTATGTTAAAGTCTACTGTAGATTGGCTGATCTGACACTATACAAATTAAAG GATGCCTTTGATGCAATGGGCTACTTCCACTTAGCCCTGGCGGCGGCGCTGGAGGACAAAGAAAGCCTGAGCACAATATACATCATCTACATGAAGCTGGCAGAGATCCATGCCAACCACATGCCCGATGCTGAGCTATGTAAGACTTATATGGACTGCGCACAGAGTCTGAAGAGAGAACTGGCAGGATATACAGACTCTACTGATCCACATACGGATCATGCAAATGCAGACTGTGTTGAGTTTGTCACTCAGACCAAACCTGACATGTCAGACTCCAGCAGTGGCACAAAATTCAGCGTAGCTGATGCTTGCCTTACAATCACTGACCAGGAGGAGTCTGAGTTGGTCTCTAACATCAGTCACAAAGAAGACATGGATACTAGATTATCTGAAAAAATGGACTCAGGGCCTCCCGATCCAGAGACTATTTGCACAGATGAAACAAACCACACTAATGGAAGTACATTTGCAGAGGGTGTGACGTTTATAATGTAG